The genome window AACCGTACCCTTTTGCGAAAGCACGGAAGCAACCATCTCTTTTACGGTGGTTTTTCCGGCGCTGCCGGTAACGCCAATGACCGTGCCCGCCCAGCCGGCGCGCGCGCCGGCGGCCATCTGCCAAAGTGCCGTCCGTGTATCCGAAACCACCAACTGCGGTTTTTGAATGGATGGACAAAGCTTCTCAACGATAATGCCTGCGGCCCCTTTCTCGAAGGCCTGTCCAACAAAATCATGTCCATCGTGGTTCTCACCGCGAATGGCGATGTACACATCGCCTTCCTTCAGCGTGCGCGTGTCATGTGAAATGCCAAGGATGGGAAATTCATCCGCTTCGTTTTTCCAAGGTTTGGAAACCCATTTGGATATTTCAGAGGACATATACATTACAGAACCTCCCGAACGACTTCGCGGTCATCAAAGGGAAAAATAGTCCCGCCGATTTCCTGCACGGTTTCGTGCCCTTTTCCCGCAACCAGCAGAACATCTTTTTTTCCGATCAGTTCCACACCGCGTGCAATGGCGGCGGTACGATCCAGACATACTTCGTATTTGCGCTCAGAATCAAAGCCGGCACTGATGTCCGCAGCAATTTTTTCCGGGCTCTCGCTGCGGGAGTTGTCGGTGGTAATGATGGAATAATCTGCCAACCGCGAAGCGACTTCGCCCATGAGACGCCGCTTGCCGAGGTCGCGGTTTCCGCCGCAACCGAAAACGACAACCAGCCGACCGGGAGTAATCTCTCGCAGAGCATTCAGCACATTGCGAAGGGCATCATCGGTATGTGCATAATCGACGTAAACACGTTTAATTTTTGTCCCGACGGACTCCAAGCGCCCGGGAATATTTTCCATTTCCGCGAGAGCCGTACGAATAACATCCACCGGAATTCCGACAGACGCTGCCGCGGCAAATGCCGCCAATGCGTTATAGAGATTAAACCGGCCGATCAACTGCAGAGAAATCTCCGCACTGCCCCAGGGACTTTCAACGGTCATACTGGAGCCCGCAGCATCATTTCGGGCGTTCCGGCCACGCACGAGCGCACCTTCCTCAAAGCCATAAGAGATGACGCTGGATCTGCAGCGCTCTTCTGTGATCAGGCGGCGCCCGCAGGGATCATCACAGTTGATGACTGCGGTGTCTTTGACCTGATCAAAAAGCCGGGCCTTTACACTGAAGTATTCTTCAAGAGTTCCGTGATAGTCGAGATGGTCCTGTGTGAGGTTCGTGAAGATGCCGACATTAAACCGAATACCATCTACGCGACACTGATCGAGGGCGTGAGAGGAAACTTCCATAACGGCGCTGTCGCATCCGGAACGATCCATCTGAAACAGCATCGACTGCACATCGGGCGCTTCCGGAGTCGTGCGCGAGGCAGGCAAAACCCGGTTTCCGATTTCATAGCGAACGGTTCCGATGAGACCGGACCTGCGGGCCGCGGCTTTAAAAATGTCACGCAGCATAAAGCTGACGGTGGTTTTTCCATTGGTTCCTGTGATTCCGACCGTACAGAGCTTCTCTGCCGGATGGTCGTAAAATGCTGACGCCAACCGGGCCAATGCAAAACGCGCATTCGAAACCTGGGCATACGGAAAACTTTTTCCCAGCGCACAGGGACTCTGCGAAACAATGGCCGCTGCGCCGCGCTGTGCGGCTTCTTCGATGTAGACGGAACCGTCAACCTGCGCTCCGGGCAAGGCGACAAAAAGAGCTCCGGGCTTCACCCGTCTGGAATCGTATTCAATGGAGGAGATCTCACAGGACAGATCTCCAACGGTTTCGAGCGTATCAATGCCACTCAAAAGCTGTTCAAATGTTCTCGTTATA of Tichowtungia aerotolerans contains these proteins:
- a CDS encoding UDP-N-acetylmuramoyl-L-alanyl-D-glutamate--2,6-diaminopimelate ligase — protein: MNITRTFEQLLSGIDTLETVGDLSCEISSIEYDSRRVKPGALFVALPGAQVDGSVYIEEAAQRGAAAIVSQSPCALGKSFPYAQVSNARFALARLASAFYDHPAEKLCTVGITGTNGKTTVSFMLRDIFKAAARRSGLIGTVRYEIGNRVLPASRTTPEAPDVQSMLFQMDRSGCDSAVMEVSSHALDQCRVDGIRFNVGIFTNLTQDHLDYHGTLEEYFSVKARLFDQVKDTAVINCDDPCGRRLITEERCRSSVISYGFEEGALVRGRNARNDAAGSSMTVESPWGSAEISLQLIGRFNLYNALAAFAAAASVGIPVDVIRTALAEMENIPGRLESVGTKIKRVYVDYAHTDDALRNVLNALREITPGRLVVVFGCGGNRDLGKRRLMGEVASRLADYSIITTDNSRSESPEKIAADISAGFDSERKYEVCLDRTAAIARGVELIGKKDVLLVAGKGHETVQEIGGTIFPFDDREVVREVL